The following are from one region of the Coffea eugenioides isolate CCC68of chromosome 2, Ceug_1.0, whole genome shotgun sequence genome:
- the LOC113754665 gene encoding NF-X1-type zinc finger protein NFXL2-like: MATSNTTLLPPLSPPSSDSDSDSGTSSRQHQHTDLSSTIFKSYLELTGHQSSPQHQDLIKIQSFLTSSRSGALSCLICLERIKPTDPTWSCSSRCFAVFHLLCIQSWAHQSSNLAAARAASRAATLNDDTLRWHCPKCRIEYPKSQTPKYYYYFCGKLENPPHDPWILPHSCGEICGRPLTYNCGHECLLLCHPGPCPSCPKLVKTKCYCGAKEDVRRCGFKDFSCKGVCRKTLACGSHRCGEICHDCDCPMCRKKGVYKCQCGKVELERECCERIFRCENPCQKLLGCGRHVCERGCHKGNCGECPLQGKRTCPCGKRVYEGMACDVAVPLCGATCDKLLSCGFHRCPERCHRGPCIETCRTVVTKSCRCGSARKQIPCYQDSTKEKG; this comes from the exons ATGGCGACCTCCAACACTACCCTCCTACCGCCACTTTCTCCACCGTCCTCTGACTCAGATTCCGACTCCGGCACCAGTTCCCGCCAGCACCAACACACTGACCTCTCCTCCACCATCTTTAAATCCTACCTCGAACTCACCGGTCACCAATCCTCCCCTCAACATCAAGACCTGATAAAGATCCAATCGTTCCTTACTTCCTCTCGCTCTGGGGCTCTCTCATGCCTCATATGCCTTGAACGGATCAAACCCACCGATCCCACCTGGTCCTGCTCCTCCCGCTGCTTCGCAGTCTTCCACCTCCTCTGTATCCAATCCTGGGCCCACCAATCCTCAAATCTTGCAGCTGCACGGGCTGCCTCACGCGCCGCCACTCTTAACGATGACACCCTCCGCTGGCATTGCCCCAAATGCCGGATCGAGTATCCCAAATCGCAGACCCCCAAgtattactattatttttgtggAAAACTCGAAAACCCACCTCATGATCCCTGGATTTTACCTCATTCTTGTGGAGAAATCTGTGGTAGGCCGTTGACATACAATTGTGGGCACGAATGCTTGTTGTTGTGTCACCCAGGGCCCTGCCCCTCGTGCCCGAAATTGGTTAAAACCAAGTGTTATTGTGGGGCTAAAGAGGACGTGAGACGTTGCGGGTTTAAGGATTTTTCTTGTAAAGGCGTTTGTAGAAAGACATTAGCTTGTGGAAGCCATAGGTGTGGTGAAATTTGCCATGATTGTGACTGTCCGATGTGTCGCAAAAAAGGGGTTTATAAGTGCCAATGCGGGAAGGTGGAGCTGGAAAGAGAGTGTTGTGAGAGGATTTTTAGGTGTGAAAATCCATGCCAGAAGTTGCTTGGCTGTGGGAGGCATGTTTGTGAGAGAGGGTGTCATAAAGGTAATTGTGGTGAGTGTCCACTCCAGGGGAAGAGGACTTGTCCTTGTGGAAAGAGAGTGTATGAAGGGATGGCTTGTGATGTTGCTGTGCCTCTCTGTGGAGCAACTTGTGATAAGCTGTTGAGCTGTGGATTCCATAGGTGCCCAGAAAGATGTCATCGCGGGCCTTGCATTGAGACTTGCAGGACAGTTGTAACCAAGTCCTGCAGGTGTGGAAGCGCAAGGAAACAG ATTCCTTGTTATCAAGATTCAACGAAGGAAAAAGGTTGA